Below is a genomic region from Desulfobacter sp..
GGTCTGCCTGCCTGCGGTTTTATCCGGCCCCTTCCACAGGGTTTACGCGTTAAAGCCTTCACTGAGTTTGGAAGAAGCCGGGTTACGGGTTCAGTGAAGGCTCTTTGTAAGGAAAACTGTTTTGCAGCACTCCTTGACACAAGTGGTTTATATCAGTAAATTCTTTTTCAGTCAATTACCCAAGATCATAGGCTGTTAGGAATATATGAGCGCGGACGGCGGCAAAGCTAATATAATCAGATTATTCAACGTAACCAAACGGTATGGGGCCAAACTGGCATTGGATGATGTTTCCCTGGATATTGAACCGGGTGAGTTTATCATTGTTTCAGGGCCGTCAGGTGCCGGTAAATCAACCCTTTTAAAAGTGTTGTACCTGGCAGAACGGGTCTCTGAGGGTCAGATTCTGATCGACGGGATGAACCTGGCCAGGATTTCGCCGGGCAAGCTGCCTTTTTTGCGACGCCGTTTCGGCATGGTATTCCAGGATTTCAAGCTTATTCCCAACAGGACTGTATTTGAAAATGTGGCCTTGGTGCTCAAGGTGGCCGGTGAAAAGCCATCCTATATCCGGAAAAAAGTCATGCATGTCCTGAGAACCACGGGCATGGAAAAAAAGGCCAACCACCTGCCTCCTACCTTGTCCGGTGGAGAGCAGCAGCGGGTGGCCGTGGCCCGGGCCGTGGTGGGCGAACCCTCCATTATCCTGGCAGATGAACCCACAGGAAGCCTGGATGAGCATTCTGCACGCCTGGTCGTGGACCTGCTTTTGGAATACCATAAAAACGGGGCCACCATCTTGATTGCCAGCCATAACCTGGGGCTGGTGGAATCCAGTGTCCAGGGGCGGAATATTGCCCTTGAAGAGGGGAAACTTCGAGGAATATCCACCATGCTTTATTAAGGAAACAGACCATTGCCATGAAGCGATTTTTAATCAAAGCCTATGCAGATATACGGTCCAACCGGTTTTTGAATGTGATCACCATCATGACCATCGCCCTTTCCATCTTATTGGTATCCGTGTTCATGCTCTTTTTTGAAAACGCCAGCCGGGTTCTGGAATCCTGGAACCAGGGCGGCAGGGCCATGGTATACCTTGACTCCCGGTTTGACCCCGGGATGCTCATCGGTCTTGAAAAACAGCTCGGGGACCTGGGCGGTATTGAGTCTTCCACCTTTATTTCAAAATCCCAGGCCCTGGAACGACTCAAACAGGAGATGGGGTCTAAGACCGGTTTTTTTTCCAGTTTGAAAACCAATCCTCTGCCCCATGCCATTGAGATCACCATGGTCTCCTATTCCAGTTTTGATCAGGTCAAGGCCCTGGCAGAAAAGATTGAAGCTCTGGACATGGTGGCATCTGTGGAATACGGCCAGGGCTGGCTGGGCCGGTTTTTAAAAATATTCAACCTTTTTAAAATGACCGGGTATGCCATGTGCAGCCTGTTTTTACTGATTGCGCTTTTTATAACGGCCAACACCGTGCGCCTGGCCTTTTATGCCAGAAGAACCGAGGTTGAAATCATGCGCCTGGTGGGGGCCACCGAAGGGTTTATCAAAACCCCCTTTTACGTGGAAGGGCTTTTTCAGGGATTTTTAGGCGGACTCATGGGCGTGGGGATCCTTTTGGCCGGGTATATGACCCTTTCCTCTGGCATTACCCAGAATATCGGCTCTTACGTATATGTGGACATCCGGTTTTTGTCCTGGCAGGCCCTGGGGGTGATTTTATTTTCCAGCACATTTTTAGGTTGGTTTGGATGCTTTTTATCCCTCAAACAAATTTTAAAATAAGCCTGGCATTCCTTGCTGCCGGCCTTTTTTTTCTGGCCGGCCTTGTATGGGGCACCCCTGCTGCCGGTGCAGATAAAGCCGTTTTTCAGGGAACCATAACCGCCTTTAAACTGAACATCAGATCTGCCCCGGCCAGGGGAGCCGATGTGGTGGTGGTGGCGGACAAGGGCGATGCGGTGGATGTCCTGGAAGTTAAGGGGGGCATCGGGGGCTGGCTGCAGATCCGGTATGAGGGAAAAAAAGGATATGTGAGAAATCGGCCACACTATATCCGTTTGACCTCTCTTGCCCCGTCCATACCAAAATCCGCGCCTGTTGTACCGGATCCAAAATTGCAAAAATCCATGCCCCAGCTTGAAAATTCAGAACGCGGGTCTGGAACGGCAAAAAAGAAAATCCAACCAGAACGAACACAGGCCCAGAAAAAGGCCATTGCCCGGAAGATAGAACAAGCAACAAAAAAAGTGGCATCCTTCTCCCAAAAAGAGATGGAAATTTTGGACGGCCTCAATGAGATTGATTATGCCCTGAATCAGGCCCGGGTGAACGCCAGGACCTTGAGGCGGGAATCCTCCGACCTTGGCTCTGAGATTGAGACCATCCGGGAGAGGACCCGTGAACTTGGCCTGTCCATGGACGAAACCCGGAATTATGCCGGGGTAAGACTCAATGCCCTCTACCGGATGCACATGATGGGAAGCCTTGAAATGGCAGGCCCCCCCTCTTCATTGTTTGATTTTTTTGTAAAACAAAGATCCTTGAAAACGGTGGTGGCCTCTGATTTTTCCCTTTTGGACAACCAGGCCCGGGACCTTGAAGAACTGGCCCGGCTTGAAGACGATCTTAAACAACAGGTTGATGCCAAAGCCGTTTTAGAAGAGGAGCTTGGTCTTCAGATCCGGATTCAGGAAAAAGAATCCCATAAAAAAGCAATGATTCTTAAAGAGATCCAGAGGAAAAAGAAATTCTCCCAGGCCGCCCTTGCCTCATTGGAGGCCTCGGCCAAAGCCCTGGACCAGACCCTCTCTTCCATGGGTCTGCGGGGCAGTGCCGCCTTGGACGACACCTCATTTGTCCGGCAGAAGGGCCGGCTTTCCATTCCTGTGAGCGGAAAGATTATTTCCAGGTATGGCACTGCCAGAAAGGGAGATTACAAGTCCTTCACTTTTCAAAGCGGAATTGATATAAAGGTGGAACGGGGAGAACCCGTGCGTTCGGTTTTTAAAGGAGAGGTGATGTTCTCCCAGTGGCTCAAAGGGTATGGCAACCTGCTCATCATT
It encodes:
- a CDS encoding ATP-binding cassette domain-containing protein codes for the protein MSADGGKANIIRLFNVTKRYGAKLALDDVSLDIEPGEFIIVSGPSGAGKSTLLKVLYLAERVSEGQILIDGMNLARISPGKLPFLRRRFGMVFQDFKLIPNRTVFENVALVLKVAGEKPSYIRKKVMHVLRTTGMEKKANHLPPTLSGGEQQRVAVARAVVGEPSIILADEPTGSLDEHSARLVVDLLLEYHKNGATILIASHNLGLVESSVQGRNIALEEGKLRGISTMLY
- a CDS encoding ABC transporter permease; translation: MKRFLIKAYADIRSNRFLNVITIMTIALSILLVSVFMLFFENASRVLESWNQGGRAMVYLDSRFDPGMLIGLEKQLGDLGGIESSTFISKSQALERLKQEMGSKTGFFSSLKTNPLPHAIEITMVSYSSFDQVKALAEKIEALDMVASVEYGQGWLGRFLKIFNLFKMTGYAMCSLFLLIALFITANTVRLAFYARRTEVEIMRLVGATEGFIKTPFYVEGLFQGFLGGLMGVGILLAGYMTLSSGITQNIGSYVYVDIRFLSWQALGVILFSSTFLGWFGCFLSLKQILK
- a CDS encoding peptidoglycan DD-metalloendopeptidase family protein, whose translation is MLFIPQTNFKISLAFLAAGLFFLAGLVWGTPAAGADKAVFQGTITAFKLNIRSAPARGADVVVVADKGDAVDVLEVKGGIGGWLQIRYEGKKGYVRNRPHYIRLTSLAPSIPKSAPVVPDPKLQKSMPQLENSERGSGTAKKKIQPERTQAQKKAIARKIEQATKKVASFSQKEMEILDGLNEIDYALNQARVNARTLRRESSDLGSEIETIRERTRELGLSMDETRNYAGVRLNALYRMHMMGSLEMAGPPSSLFDFFVKQRSLKTVVASDFSLLDNQARDLEELARLEDDLKQQVDAKAVLEEELGLQIRIQEKESHKKAMILKEIQRKKKFSQAALASLEASAKALDQTLSSMGLRGSAALDDTSFVRQKGRLSIPVSGKIISRYGTARKGDYKSFTFQSGIDIKVERGEPVRSVFKGEVMFSQWLKGYGNLLIINHGDNYYTLYAHVEEVFKKKGERVSTGEVIATAGDTGSIKGLCLHFEVRHHGKPVNPIKWLKKGA